The following coding sequences are from one Ornithodoros turicata isolate Travis chromosome 1, ASM3712646v1, whole genome shotgun sequence window:
- the LOC135373664 gene encoding putative nuclease HARBI1, giving the protein MAASGNDTTQRVSAFEFATHACDLVFGDAYYLPRVPRPSLRDRGNQMEAYSDAQFLVRYRFTKQTVRELLAMVPLHASSDNRGLTLPPMLQLLITLRFYGSGTFQVVAGDLVNVSQPTVFRTVDAVTRLIARHLFRDLVHFPRASEYSEVMKDFYEIARFPGVTGCIDCTHVRVKSPGGDDAEVYRNRKGVFSINVQAITGPQLQFFNLVASWPGSVHDSRIFDNSRARVLYEEHRVPGLLLGDMGYACFPFLMTPLADPGPKDTPRGRYNKAYIKTRNSVERAFGVWKRRFPCLDMRLQHKPRRAIRIITACAALHNLGRLRKEPDPPCSTALRRTRSSRTPRTRQPAHLPPVNAVQDSMTGTRAREILIQRCFS; this is encoded by the exons ATGGCGGCTTCGGGGAACGACACAACGCAGAGAGTCTCCGCGTTCGAGTTTGCGACTCACGCGTGTGATCTTGTGTTTGGTGACGCATACTATTTGCCGAGAGTCCCACGACCATCTCTCCGTGACCGCGGAAATCAAATGGAGGCCTACAGCGACGCGCAGTTCCTTGTACGGTACCGCTTCACCAAGCAGACTGTGCGAGAGCTGCTCGCGATGGTGCCTCTTCATGCAAGCAGCGACAACAGGGGGTTGACGCTCCCCCCTATGCTGCAGCTGCTTATTACGTTGCGGTTTTACGGATCCGGGACGTTCCAGGTTGTTGCTGGGGATCTCGTCAACGTGTCACAGCCCACAGTGTTTCGCACCGTCGATGCTGTGACGCGGCTGATTGCCAGACACCTCTTCCGAGACCTGGTTCATTTCCCGAGGGCCTCTGAATACAGCGAGGTTATGAAGGACTTTTATGAGATTGCAAGGTTTCCTGGAGTGACGGGGTGCATCGACTGTACACATGTGAGAGTTAAAAGCCCCGGCGGTGACGACGCAGAAGTGTATCGAAACCGAAAAGGTGTTTTCTCAATCAATGTGCAG GCGATCACCGGTCCCCAACTCCAGTTTTTCAATCTGGTGGCGAGCTGGCCAGGGTCTGTCCATGACAGCCGCATTTTTGACAACTCTCGCGCACGAGTTTTGTACGAAGAGCACCGGGTGCCTGGACTGCTGCTAGGGGACATGGGCTATGCCTGTTTCCCCTTCCTCATGACCCCCCTGGCAGATCCTGGACCAAAAGACACACCACGAGGCAG GTACAACAAAGCTTATATAAAGACACGCAACAGCGTGGAAAGGGCATTTGGCGTTTGGAAGCGCCGCTTCCCCTGCCTCGACATGCGATTGCAGCACAAGCCTCGTCGTGCCATTCGCATCATTACAGCTTGTGCTGCGTTACATAACCTGGGACGCCTCAGGAAGGAGCCAGACCCTCCCTGTTCAACAGCACTCCGCCGGACACGCAGCTCCAGGACTCCGAGAACTAGGCAGCCTGCACACCTTCCTCCTGTGAATGCTGTACAGGACTCCATGACTGGCACACGTGCAAGGGAGATTCTCATCCAGAGATGTTTCTCTTAG